A segment of the Labrus mixtus chromosome 15, fLabMix1.1, whole genome shotgun sequence genome:
CCCCAGCAGCTGTGTCATACAAAAGCAATCGAGAACAGTTATAACTCTCAGTTTTTCTATATGCAATATATAAAATGGGGAATTGCTCTTCTGTCCTGCCCAGAGTTAGATGAGAACATCAACGCCCATATAAGGGcatactgtgtgtttgctcttgGACACAGTGAGATGAAAACAGTATCAGAGGATCTGATTGGGCTCGGCACCAGAAAACATCTGTgagttttaataataatactttttgGAGTATTTATAGTGTCCTAAGTGGTTAAGGAGTTTTGTTCAAGGGACTGTGGCTGTTTTAGGTATCTCTGTGTGACGAGCGAGCAGCAACTTGCAAGATGACATCACTATGGAGAAATCAAAGAGGATTTCTCTCAAAGACATTTTCCTGAATATCTTTTTGGATTATCTGACTAGAAGTAATTGCACATGGATGAGAAACAATCCAACCCACCTCTCAATGGAACCagtctttaaataaactttCTAAAGGGACAAGATATGTTGAATTATTAAACTTTAAAAGGGGCTCTAAGGCAACTACTctaaggacccaccaccaactccttcatgaaaatcgtgacccaaatgtttgatatttttccaaccaatcagatttcttgAATGGAAAACGATACGAAAAATACGATAAAACgaagagaaagaacaaaaccaacatgttttaagagcgcttcatagactttttacacacttttgggtcccgaccccccCAGTTGAAAACCACTGCTCTAAGGGGGGTGTGGTTAACTTTTAATGATAGTACATggctagcttttttttttgccattatgctaagctaactgctggttgtaaagaaaacattgaGGATCTCCTCTCAGTTAAATGTCAGTGAGAAAGCCAGTAAGTCTATTTATAGAATCATGAATATTCCTCTGAAGCTGAGCTACAACAGCTCACTTCTCTAAAGatataagaaaaacattttaaccttcTGAACAAGTTACAGATAATCTTGAATAGATAAGGGTTAGCAGGTATGGACATAATGTTATTcttgttttaacatttaaagtcaAATCTTTAGGGTGTCTGGCCAGCTGCATACATTTCATCTTTCTCCACCCACCTTCACCCTCAGTGACTTCTTCTCCAACTGAGGCAGTCTGGACCAGTCTGGACTCCCAAAGCACATCGGCCACGTCACCTTCCTGTTTGTCACTGCATCAGGAGCGTAGGTCCCAGGGCTGGATCCCAACATGAACATCTGTTAGTTTCACTTCAGCATGTTACatttacattgtgtgtgtgtgtgtgtctcaccccGGATTGCACTCTGAACTTAATGTGCTGCTGAACCTCGGTGTGTTGGAGTTAAAAGGGGTTTTGCCAGGAGGGGGGACTCTGGACTTGCTTTGGTCAGGCTGGTACTTCGCAGGAGAAGGAGTCACCGTCTGgagatagaaaataaaaaatctatttacTACTAAACATTCATAATAAAGTCTGAGACTGACTGCATATCAACAACTTCCATCAGAACCTGGCAGCCTTGTTGTAACTCTCACTCCTCTAGTTCACATGCACACTCtgttgatttaaagtctttcaCTCAAGCTTGGGTGAGCAAACTCTGGAAATCAACTCTACATATAACACAGGCTTTATTGAGATCATTTAAAGTCTGAAATGAACGCAGTCATaactcttttatttaaattgcaattaatctcatgctattttgtcctttCAGGACTGTAGATAATTTACCTTTGTTGccattcctttgagctgtttgactttaGTTTTTCATACGTAACAAGGTCCTTTTTCTGTGGTTGggttaatgttgtaaccttaaaactaccagaaggtcctaatttaatttcaaaataaaagcagggttgaattcaaacagcaagtaaagtactctcagctcaagacagtacaaaattcaaaataaaagcctgacaaattgtatttttaaattattttatgataataaaaaactcaaatatgcaatttaaaataagattaaTCGCCTTATTTAAATCACTATTGGAgtcttttaaagtcatttttgtgAGTTTGTTAAAGGATTCGGGCAAGGTTTCTCTTATCATTTTGGAATTTTGTGCATAAAATGAACCTATTTTCAAATCTCAACACACAAAGATTTAAGGTTTTTGTTTCACATAAAAGCACCAAACTTGTATTTAGACAACAATTACTTTCTTTGTAGgctaaccaaaaaaaaaatgttctccaaaAAGCTATCTACCTATCTAAGTACTATTATCCAAATATAATGTCACACCATCCTGTTTGATGTGCCCTCAGTTGAATGATACCACAGGTAACTTGTGTAGTATTTATGTGGTTCATGTACCTTATTACAGGGAGGAAAGCGAGCTGCAGTCCTTGCAGAGATAACATATCCTCTCTTACTTTCTGGTGTCTTCTGTAAATTGTAAAGGATGGTGCCAAACTGTgaaggaaatgaaaacatttagagctcactgataaaatgagaaaaaacattgatttgatgacctgttaatgattttttttagacaaatgtttaaatgtgacaAGGATCATTAATTGTTGATTAAGCAGGTATTTAAGAGCAGCTCTGGTTACCTCGTGGTTGTCATAGCAACCAGGGCCCATATGTGGCTCTGACTGTCGAGACATTTCGTTTCCCAGTCGGTCCGGCGCGTGGTGGCCGGGGGAAAGTTTCCTCTCCTGAGTGCTGCCAAAGAATATTCTCCGAGTGGGCGCTACTGACATCCTGCAAACAACTTTCTGggtgaagaagagaagaaaactggcagggggggggaaaaaaaggaagaaagttACGCTTGCTAACCCGCTAGTGTCGCCTCTTTCAGGACGTCGTCTTGTTTAGatttgctgttaccatggcaacatcgATGACGCATAAATACCTGGCgtgcagtggcgattctagagtctcttGGGGCCAAGAATCACTTGGGGGCCCCTCTAACCAGGGTttatcaccattatgtctgccagtgtcttcctcctcttcctatttttcctgtttcctttcctctctcctatagacggataatttttttttcaagttcaagttatctttattagtcaaatgcacaacataacagGCAAAGCAGTCATAGCTGGCAATGAAATTTTTTGTGTTCCAAACTCtccttaacaatgcaaaaaatttaaataaataaataaaataaaataaaaaatagtataTATTGACtgtcattgacaaactttggtttttcAACACTTGTCAGATGGGGACCCATAAGGGAGGTTTCCTGCTGTCATCGCCAAATTTGCACATTTGgtccactgctttggtttaagtttgtgagccctcaggggccccctactggtctggagCCCCAAGCCGTTTGCCtggttgacaagcagcacctctgccgGTATGCAAATTGCCAACGTTTTTGTCCTCCGTGTAAACGACTAAACGTGTCTCTGACtccaaaaagcttttaaaaaaaaaaacacaacaaaatcacaattcaaattttttttttaattttcaattaaAGACATTGGCAAAATGCACATTCGAAAGTTTGACAAACAGAACAGAGGCACTGTCATTATTAAACCCGAAGCGAGGGATAAACGTCCAGAGAAGGCTACGTATTGCAGAGAAAGTCtttttatacaaataaataatttgtcaaaaaaaatattattgaaGCGGTGGCACTCTGTGATTTGTCTTTGGAAGAAGTGAGAACTCAACtaaatccacagtaaaagtAAGGCAATTCTGAGAAGgagaaacatttcagaacatACTCGTAAACAGTAATTTACTCTTGATATACAAACAGTCACGTCTTTCATAACCAGTAGTCTTTGAATTACAGTTTcgctggaagaaaaaaagaaaaaaactgaggtCTGAAAGGTCCTACAGCATTCAGCGACACATTCATGATAGCACAGAAGGCATTCTCTGGTGAGAGAAATTATTGCaatttttgggggggggagggggaataTCCACAATGTCTGGCAAACTATGGCACACATTTATCTCCAGGCACATGCAGTCAAAAATCACCTCGTACAAAAGGTGCTTCTAATTTGGCACTTGCAGATGAAGAGATATGAAATGGAATGTCTATTGCAAGAAAACAGGATGTAAAGACAGCTGTGGAGGGATTCAGGGAAACAAAAGTAGAGGAAGAAATCTGAGGGAAACGTCAGAGAAAAGGTCCAAATATACAAAATCAACTTGACAAGGAGGGAGTGAGGGACTGCTTCACTCAGACTGAGGCACTGAAATCGAAGGACCTTTAGGGTCGTCGAATCGATCCATGGTGTGAAGCTGCATGATCATGTGCAGACCgtaaacaaaaatgaacagCATGAGCAGCGACGTCAGCAGCCCCATCCAAATCCCTGCAGTGAAGAAGCCAGCACAGTCGCTGGCGTAGGAGAAATCTGTGCCGTTTCCCAAACTGAAGCCCTGAATCTGCATCGAGAAATCAGAGAAGAAAACACTCAATGAACAAGAGGAAGACTAAACAGCAGTGCATCATTAAAAACATATGTATGTGAGGTGCAGGATGTAAAAGATGCTGTTGTAGTTGTACCTGGAAGTCGACGAAATTGAGCCTCCACTGCGAGGCGTTTGCGTTGGTGCTGTTAGGGAAGAGCAAAGCATCCCCGAAGCTGCTGACAGACATGCAGTGATAGGAATACTCTGTAGGGGCGTAGATGCTGCGGCTCCCGAAAGACGCAGTCAGACTGCTAGCCTGAAGCTGCACAGAGTCCAGGGCGAACCAGTTCCGGGCAGATACAGGATAGAACCGCTGACTCATGGCAAAGCTGCAAATCAACAGAGGAGTGTTTGGTGAATAAAGATGAAAAGTCAACGCTAGAATTGTGTGACAAGACAAGAGGTAATTATtgatataaataaatcaaaggcCTGACTGTTCATTAACTGACCCCTCGTGTTCACTATTTAAAAATTCCTGAAGTACTTGTGGTGACACTGAAGACCAAGACAGATGGAAACACATGGCACTGTCCTGCtgagctgattaaaaaaacatattcactaTAAAGTGAACAAGCTATTTTGTATTAGTGTCTGAATTCTGAGTGAACATAATCATACCTTATATAGTCCACTCATTGTATCCCAGAATGCATTGCGAAAAAAGTAGTGTACAGCCGATGGTCATTATCCGAGCAATATGTACCAGAATGCATTGCAGTGACTCGACTGCTCTCAGGCGGACGAGAGGAGCGACCAtcatgaacacaaaaacacattaaagttcATATTTGGAGCAATTTTACTGAAATTTGTAAAATTGC
Coding sequences within it:
- the LOC132990044 gene encoding ciliary microtubule-associated protein 3-like, which translates into the protein MSVAPTRRIFFGSTQERKLSPGHHAPDRLGNEMSRQSEPHMGPGCYDNHEFGTILYNLQKTPESKRGYVISARTAARFPPCNKTVTPSPAKYQPDQSKSRVPPPGKTPFNSNTPRFSSTLSSECNPGPGTYAPDAVTNRKVTWPMCFGSPDWSRLPQLEKKSLRVKLNNEEEFSKHRSRVAYLSLYY